From a single Oreochromis niloticus isolate F11D_XX linkage group LG3, O_niloticus_UMD_NMBU, whole genome shotgun sequence genomic region:
- the LOC109201478 gene encoding uncharacterized protein LOC109201478 isoform X4 gives MKMFVVFVILLHVSQHALAVLVQVYEEAKVALLPCRFSGFIPDQPTVMWTRSDLDPKTVHMRLEGGDDLTGQNQHYSGRTSIMVDALNTGDFSLTLRKPQRTNVCNYTCTMSDGTGERRLTDVQLQVKGNRMDFTETE, from the exons ATGaagatgtttgtggtgtttgtgatcCTCCTGCACG tttcccagcatgccctgGCTGTGCTGGTGCAGGTGTATGAGGAAGCAAAGGTTGCTCTGCTGCCCTGCCGGTTCTCAGGCTTCATTCCTGATCAGCCCACAGTGATGTGGACTCGCAGTGATCTGGATCCCAAAACTGTCCACATGAGACTAGAAGGAGGAGATGATCTTACAGGACAAAACCAGCATTACAGCGGGCGCACATCAATAATGGTCGATGCTCTGAACACCGGAGAtttcagcctcactctgagaaAACCACAACGGACCAACGTCTGCAACTACACCTGCACCATGAGTGATGGGACAGGAGAACGGAGACTGACAGATGTacagctgcaggtcaaag